The Thermoplasmata archaeon genome window below encodes:
- a CDS encoding methylmalonyl-CoA mutase family protein, producing MAESRSRPTSEGPGRPRASRSDPLVEAEKRWREEVLAPALARGPERRSEFTTLGGIPVDRLYTPRSPKSSFERIGYPGEFPFTRGIHPTMYRGRRWSMRMFSGFGSPEDTNRRFHYLLAHGESGLSIAFDDPTLYGIDADDPEAFGEVGKCGVNVSSLDDMQRLLAGIPLAKVTTSMTINAPANVLWGMYILAAERMEIGPDQLGGTTQNDILKEYIAQKEFLYPPRPALRLVTDTIEYATRTMPRWNPVSISGYHIREAGSTAAQELAFTLADGMAYVDETIRRGIPVDDFASRLSFFFNAHNDFFEEIAKFRAARRIWAETMRDKYGAKKERSWWMRFHTQTAGCSCTAQQPELNIVRTTIQALAGVLGGTQSLHTNSYDEALQLPSEDAVRIALRTQQILSHESGVSEAIDAFGGSYYLEWLTDRLEEEAHRYFDRIDELGGVVAAIERGFFQREIQEASFRYQRQVENGDAKVVGVNVYASADPVKVPRLKIGEEARTRQARRLKALRERRNASKHASALDRLRKVAATEDENTMPAVLDALRARATLGEIVRAFQDIYGPYRERSMF from the coding sequence ATGGCGGAGAGCCGCTCCCGGCCCACCTCGGAAGGCCCGGGCCGCCCCCGCGCCTCGCGCTCCGACCCCCTCGTCGAGGCGGAGAAGCGCTGGCGGGAGGAAGTGCTCGCGCCCGCGCTCGCGAGGGGCCCGGAGCGGCGATCGGAGTTCACCACGCTCGGCGGGATCCCCGTGGACCGCCTGTACACTCCGCGGTCGCCGAAGAGCTCGTTCGAGCGTATCGGCTACCCCGGTGAGTTTCCGTTCACCCGTGGCATCCACCCGACGATGTACCGAGGCCGGCGCTGGTCGATGCGGATGTTCTCCGGCTTCGGCTCACCCGAGGATACCAATCGCCGATTCCACTATCTGCTCGCCCACGGGGAGTCCGGACTCTCGATCGCCTTCGACGACCCGACGCTCTACGGGATCGATGCCGACGATCCGGAGGCGTTCGGCGAGGTGGGAAAGTGCGGGGTCAACGTCAGTTCGCTCGACGATATGCAGCGCCTGCTCGCGGGGATCCCGCTCGCGAAGGTCACGACGAGCATGACGATCAACGCGCCCGCGAACGTCCTCTGGGGGATGTACATCCTCGCGGCCGAGCGAATGGAGATCGGACCCGACCAGCTCGGGGGCACCACGCAGAACGACATACTGAAGGAGTACATCGCTCAGAAGGAGTTCCTCTACCCACCGCGCCCGGCGCTCCGATTGGTCACGGACACGATCGAGTACGCGACGCGCACGATGCCCCGCTGGAACCCGGTTTCGATCTCGGGCTACCACATTCGGGAAGCCGGTTCGACCGCGGCGCAGGAGCTCGCCTTCACGCTGGCCGACGGGATGGCGTACGTGGACGAGACGATCCGCCGCGGGATCCCGGTGGACGACTTCGCGAGCCGCCTCTCCTTCTTCTTCAACGCCCACAACGACTTCTTCGAGGAGATCGCGAAGTTCCGCGCGGCCCGCCGCATCTGGGCCGAGACGATGCGGGACAAGTACGGTGCGAAGAAGGAGCGCTCGTGGTGGATGCGCTTCCACACGCAGACCGCGGGTTGCTCGTGCACCGCGCAGCAGCCCGAGCTCAACATCGTGCGCACGACGATCCAGGCGCTCGCCGGGGTGCTCGGCGGTACCCAATCGCTCCATACGAACTCCTACGACGAGGCGCTTCAACTACCGAGCGAGGACGCGGTGCGGATCGCGCTCCGCACCCAGCAGATCCTGTCGCACGAGAGCGGCGTGTCCGAGGCCATCGACGCCTTCGGTGGCAGCTACTACCTCGAGTGGCTCACCGATCGGCTCGAAGAAGAGGCCCATCGGTACTTCGACCGGATCGACGAGCTGGGAGGCGTCGTTGCGGCCATCGAGCGGGGATTCTTCCAGCGGGAGATCCAGGAGGCGTCCTTCCGCTACCAGCGACAGGTCGAGAACGGAGACGCCAAGGTCGTCGGGGTCAACGTCTACGCGAGCGCGGACCCCGTCAAGGTCCCCCGCCTCAAGATCGGGGAGGAAGCGCGGACGCGGCAGGCCCGGCGACTCAAGGCTCTGCGCGAGCGGCGCAACGCCTCGAAGCACGCGAGCGCGCTCGATCGCCTGCGCAAGGTCGCCGCGACCGAGGACGAGAACACGATGCCCGCGGTCCTCGACGCGCTACGCGCGCGGGCGACGCTCGGCGAGATCGTGCGCGCCTTCCAGGACATCTACGGGCCGTACCGCGAGCGCTCGATGTTCTGA
- a CDS encoding folylpolyglutamate synthase/dihydrofolate synthase family protein — protein sequence MSTDAYRATLGELFRRRRFGIRPGLDVISALLEALGAPQRSFPAVHVTGSKGKGSVSAMTQAILSAHGLRTGLFISPHLASYRERIQIDGRLISPADVVRGLDRILGAERTLHRERRIERDATFFECTTALAFDHFARAHVDAAVIEVGIGGRWDATNVLGSRVGVITTLELEHTEILGPTIAAIAREKSGIFHAGMTGVLGDLPAEGRAVIEAFASEKAVALWHLGREVRVENRELRPEGQTLDVHIPAVTLPGVRIPLLGRFQPANAALAIAAAARFLESSSTRMDGASVRKGLRSIHWRGRMERIARRPDVYLDVAHTPESIRAVAQSLAEIDPAMDAMDNAIVFGCLLGKDAGTMLSTLSDLARTLVLVPVASERGIAPAALKVFAAGRFPIVVIAPSASEGLRLARAAASRDGFVLVTGSDYLVGDLLRSLQGDASEEPDLSDPGQGPPPALGNSASPSLADGRTR from the coding sequence GTGAGCACCGATGCCTATCGGGCTACGCTCGGGGAGCTGTTCCGTCGCCGCCGCTTCGGGATACGCCCCGGGCTCGATGTGATCTCCGCGCTCCTAGAGGCCCTCGGGGCTCCCCAGCGTTCGTTCCCCGCGGTCCACGTGACGGGGAGCAAGGGCAAGGGTTCGGTCTCGGCGATGACCCAGGCCATCCTATCCGCCCACGGACTGCGCACGGGACTGTTCATCTCCCCGCACCTCGCGAGCTATCGAGAGCGGATCCAGATCGACGGGAGGCTGATCTCACCCGCCGACGTGGTCCGTGGTCTTGATCGGATCCTCGGGGCCGAGCGGACGCTCCACCGGGAGCGCCGCATCGAGCGGGACGCGACCTTCTTCGAGTGCACAACCGCCCTCGCGTTCGACCACTTTGCGCGCGCGCACGTGGACGCCGCCGTGATCGAGGTGGGCATCGGAGGTCGATGGGACGCGACGAACGTACTCGGGTCGCGCGTCGGGGTGATCACGACGCTCGAGCTCGAACACACGGAGATCCTCGGTCCGACGATCGCCGCCATTGCGCGCGAGAAATCGGGGATCTTCCACGCCGGGATGACCGGGGTACTGGGGGATCTCCCCGCCGAGGGCCGCGCCGTCATCGAGGCCTTCGCCTCCGAAAAGGCGGTCGCTCTCTGGCACCTCGGTCGCGAAGTGCGGGTGGAGAACCGCGAGCTCCGCCCCGAAGGGCAGACCCTCGATGTGCACATCCCGGCGGTGACCCTCCCGGGCGTCCGCATCCCGCTCCTCGGCCGGTTCCAACCGGCCAACGCCGCGCTCGCCATCGCCGCGGCGGCCCGGTTCCTCGAGTCGAGTTCGACCCGGATGGACGGGGCCTCCGTGCGCAAAGGACTGCGCAGCATTCACTGGAGGGGGCGAATGGAGCGGATCGCACGCCGGCCGGACGTGTATCTCGATGTGGCCCATACGCCGGAGAGCATCCGGGCGGTGGCCCAGAGCCTCGCCGAGATCGATCCGGCGATGGATGCGATGGACAACGCGATCGTCTTCGGCTGCCTCCTCGGGAAGGATGCCGGCACCATGCTCTCCACGCTCTCCGATCTCGCGCGCACGCTGGTGCTCGTGCCCGTCGCGAGCGAACGGGGCATCGCCCCCGCCGCGCTGAAGGTCTTCGCCGCCGGCCGTTTTCCGATCGTCGTCATCGCCCCCAGCGCGTCGGAAGGCTTGCGGCTCGCGCGCGCTGCGGCCAGCCGCGACGGGTTCGTGCTCGTCACCGGCAGCGATTACCTCGTGGGCGACCTCCTCCGCTCGCTCCAAGGCGACGCATCGGAGGAACCCGACCTCTCGGATCCCGGCCAGGGGCCGCCTCCCGCGCTCGGGAACTCGGCCTCCCCTTCCCTCGCGGACGGACGAACTCGATGA
- a CDS encoding MFS transporter, which produces MSSDGAPSARDANRSTWILIAVRAGYAYNWFTIGPALPAIGAAFSVGPGEWGVLVASFLVGAGAMQVPAGLWARRYGPRSVGLSGAVLLGVGSILCALAPSFLILWVLRIVAGIGAGLFFSPAIGLVSSLHAEGRRGLAVGGFSSAFSAGAALGLFVSAIVVADIGWQWDLALGGIGLLVLTGIAAFIIPRSAGAAPPRTVRMERSPRAFRTPAVWAIGFAFIGLEGAAFVTSQFVVPYGTLTQGWTAAAAGAVGIAFVLPSVVGGPYGGTVAERRPDHRTQFVLATLAGAAVLFVLPWSGLVGAVVIGIAFSFSYGFIYAVMYIVPQYMPDLPREEIPLAIGLFNSIQLAGSAVIASAFGWVLAATSYSFAWPALAVMMLVPLAVLLAIPPLRRSSRRSAVSGGAGPAVGAVPGRPLERAP; this is translated from the coding sequence GTGTCGTCCGACGGTGCGCCCTCCGCTAGGGACGCGAACCGCTCCACGTGGATTCTCATCGCGGTCCGGGCCGGCTATGCCTACAACTGGTTCACGATCGGCCCGGCCCTGCCGGCGATTGGGGCGGCGTTCTCGGTCGGACCGGGGGAGTGGGGAGTCCTGGTCGCCTCCTTCCTCGTGGGAGCGGGGGCGATGCAGGTCCCCGCGGGGCTGTGGGCCCGACGGTACGGTCCCCGATCGGTCGGACTCTCCGGAGCGGTCCTCCTCGGGGTCGGGAGCATCCTCTGTGCGCTCGCGCCGTCCTTCCTGATCCTCTGGGTCTTGCGGATCGTGGCCGGGATCGGCGCGGGCCTGTTCTTCTCCCCCGCGATCGGGCTCGTCTCCTCGCTCCATGCCGAAGGGCGTCGCGGTCTCGCGGTCGGGGGATTCAGCTCGGCCTTCAGCGCTGGGGCCGCGCTCGGCCTGTTCGTCTCGGCAATCGTGGTTGCCGATATCGGTTGGCAATGGGATCTCGCGCTCGGCGGGATCGGCCTGCTCGTCCTAACGGGCATCGCGGCGTTCATCATCCCCCGGAGCGCCGGCGCCGCACCTCCTCGGACCGTTCGCATGGAACGCTCCCCTCGAGCGTTCCGGACCCCCGCGGTGTGGGCCATCGGCTTCGCGTTCATCGGTCTCGAAGGAGCGGCGTTCGTGACCAGCCAGTTCGTCGTTCCGTACGGGACCCTAACCCAAGGATGGACGGCGGCGGCGGCCGGTGCCGTGGGGATCGCCTTCGTCTTACCGAGCGTCGTGGGCGGCCCGTACGGCGGAACGGTCGCCGAACGCCGACCGGATCATCGGACCCAGTTCGTCCTCGCGACGCTGGCGGGTGCGGCCGTACTGTTCGTCCTTCCGTGGTCCGGCCTCGTCGGGGCCGTGGTGATCGGGATCGCCTTCTCCTTCTCGTACGGGTTCATCTACGCCGTCATGTACATCGTTCCGCAGTACATGCCGGATCTCCCCCGCGAGGAGATCCCGCTCGCGATCGGATTGTTCAACTCGATCCAGCTCGCCGGCTCGGCGGTGATCGCGTCCGCGTTTGGTTGGGTCCTCGCGGCGACCTCGTACTCGTTCGCCTGGCCGGCGCTCGCGGTGATGATGCTCGTTCCGCTCGCGGTGCTCCTCGCGATCCCCCCGCTCCGCCGCTCGTCGCGGAGGAGCGCGGTCTCCGGCGGGGCCGGTCCTGCGGTCGGGGCGGTGCCCGGCCGGCCGCTAGAGCGCGCCCCGTAG
- the alaS gene encoding alanine--tRNA ligase, producing MDPSEYDLAYFHREGFQRRTCTECGSAFWTLGDHTRCQEAPCAPYAFIGQPGFRRPYTPHEAREAYLGYFERHGHTRVRRYPTVARWRNDVFFTQASIYDFQPWVTSGAIPPPANPLTISQPCLRFIDIDEVGVSGRHFTEFEMMAHHAFNRPDHEVYFKDRCVELCQGVLVGEFGADARGITYKEETWEGGGNLGPSLSVGLAGLELGTLVFMEYVRDPAGIRPMPLTVVDTGYGLERFVWMSHGTKSAYEPVFGAAYEELRQTLAPRDAAIVIDHARALSFMLTDGIVPSNSKEGYFARLLIRRALRVLSKVPEAPDLISVIERVAREIAREYPEIGAHRDDRDRLLTAEIERYSEALERARPILQRQEERLAASGGRVTEENLVEWYDSLGVPPEVAVSLISNPPKVPDDFYSKVATRHEQETPTGDYVEPSVSLPEVSANVPPTEVLYYLDPYTLAFDAHVLWTEGAFVVLDRTYFYPTGGGQVHDTGHLGELGVTDVHRKGPWVLHRLDAPSPFHAGDRVHGKIDRARRIQLMQHHTATHLLNGALRETLGPHVWQAGAYKGTEAARIDITHYRPLSRDELRRVERRVNEIVREDRPVKSYFESRNEAERRFGFTLYQGGAVPGKELRIVDIGDFDVEACGGTHCTHTSEVGAIALLGVERIQDGIVRLTYASGERALDIRDEHEEVLREAARRLHVPLEKIPDGIDRLLSEVEASRRAEKGRRGDDLRAVADRLSTDPGNSETVGSRTIVHARIDLDRNELMELSRLLTRLPGRVALLASEREDKGTLFVGSSDPTVAADALLRLALPAFEGRGGGNRSAATAVGEPGAPLEAALEAARRGARDA from the coding sequence ATGGACCCGAGCGAGTACGACCTGGCCTACTTCCATCGGGAGGGGTTCCAGCGCCGGACGTGCACCGAGTGCGGATCGGCATTCTGGACCCTCGGGGATCACACGCGCTGTCAGGAGGCGCCGTGCGCCCCGTACGCTTTCATCGGCCAACCCGGGTTCCGCCGTCCGTACACCCCCCACGAGGCGCGGGAGGCTTACCTCGGTTACTTCGAACGGCACGGCCACACGCGGGTGCGTCGCTACCCCACGGTCGCGCGGTGGCGCAACGACGTGTTCTTCACGCAGGCGAGCATCTACGACTTTCAGCCGTGGGTGACCAGCGGTGCGATCCCGCCTCCGGCCAATCCGCTGACGATCTCCCAGCCCTGCCTGCGGTTCATCGACATCGATGAGGTCGGCGTCTCGGGCCGACACTTCACGGAGTTCGAGATGATGGCCCACCACGCCTTCAATCGACCGGACCACGAAGTGTACTTCAAGGACCGCTGCGTGGAGCTCTGCCAAGGCGTCTTGGTCGGAGAGTTCGGCGCGGACGCCCGAGGGATCACCTACAAGGAGGAGACCTGGGAGGGAGGCGGGAACCTCGGCCCCTCGCTGAGCGTCGGCCTCGCCGGCCTCGAGTTGGGGACCCTGGTCTTCATGGAGTACGTGCGGGACCCGGCCGGCATCCGGCCGATGCCGCTAACGGTGGTCGACACGGGCTACGGGCTCGAGCGATTCGTTTGGATGAGCCACGGGACGAAGTCCGCGTACGAGCCGGTGTTCGGAGCTGCGTACGAGGAGCTGCGCCAGACCCTCGCTCCCCGGGATGCCGCGATCGTCATCGATCACGCCCGCGCGCTCTCGTTCATGCTGACCGACGGGATCGTGCCTTCCAACTCGAAGGAGGGGTACTTCGCCCGGCTCCTGATCCGACGCGCTCTGCGCGTGCTGTCGAAGGTGCCCGAGGCGCCCGACCTGATCTCGGTCATCGAACGTGTGGCGCGGGAGATCGCCCGGGAGTATCCGGAGATCGGTGCCCACCGCGACGATCGCGATCGGCTCCTCACCGCCGAGATCGAACGGTACTCGGAAGCCCTCGAACGAGCGCGCCCGATCCTCCAGCGGCAGGAAGAGCGGCTCGCCGCCTCCGGCGGTCGCGTCACGGAAGAGAACCTCGTGGAGTGGTACGACTCCCTCGGGGTCCCACCGGAGGTGGCGGTCAGCCTGATCTCGAATCCGCCGAAGGTCCCCGATGACTTCTATTCGAAGGTCGCTACGCGGCACGAGCAGGAAACCCCGACCGGCGATTACGTGGAGCCGTCGGTGAGCCTCCCCGAGGTCTCCGCGAACGTGCCCCCGACCGAGGTGCTCTACTACCTCGACCCGTACACGCTCGCCTTCGATGCCCACGTGCTCTGGACCGAGGGAGCGTTCGTCGTGCTCGATCGAACGTACTTCTATCCGACCGGGGGAGGCCAGGTTCACGACACCGGCCACCTCGGCGAGCTCGGGGTCACCGATGTCCACCGCAAGGGCCCCTGGGTGCTCCACCGTCTCGATGCCCCTTCGCCCTTCCATGCGGGCGATCGCGTGCATGGGAAGATCGACCGCGCGCGCCGCATCCAGCTGATGCAGCATCACACCGCGACGCACCTTCTGAACGGAGCCCTGCGCGAGACCCTCGGCCCCCACGTTTGGCAGGCCGGCGCGTACAAGGGCACCGAGGCCGCCCGGATCGACATCACCCACTACCGGCCCCTCTCCCGGGACGAACTCCGCCGTGTTGAGCGACGGGTCAACGAGATCGTGCGCGAGGACCGGCCCGTCAAGAGCTACTTCGAGTCCCGCAACGAGGCCGAGCGGCGATTCGGCTTCACGCTCTACCAAGGAGGGGCCGTGCCCGGCAAGGAGCTGCGGATCGTGGACATCGGCGACTTCGATGTCGAGGCATGCGGGGGCACCCACTGCACGCACACGAGCGAGGTCGGTGCGATCGCGCTCCTCGGGGTCGAGCGGATCCAGGACGGGATCGTTCGGCTCACGTACGCGAGCGGCGAGCGGGCGCTCGACATCCGGGACGAGCACGAAGAGGTGCTGCGCGAAGCGGCGCGCCGGCTCCACGTCCCGCTCGAGAAGATCCCCGATGGGATCGATCGACTGCTCTCGGAGGTGGAGGCATCGCGCCGGGCCGAGAAGGGGCGACGCGGCGACGACCTGCGGGCGGTCGCGGACCGGCTTTCGACCGATCCGGGCAATTCGGAGACCGTCGGCAGCCGGACGATCGTCCACGCCCGGATCGACCTCGATCGGAACGAGCTGATGGAACTCTCGCGCTTGCTCACACGCCTTCCGGGCCGCGTAGCGCTCCTCGCATCCGAGCGCGAGGACAAGGGTACCCTCTTCGTCGGCTCCTCGGACCCGACGGTCGCGGCGGACGCGCTCCTGCGCCTCGCCCTACCGGCCTTCGAAGGAAGAGGCGGAGGGAACCGGTCGGCCGCGACCGCGGTCGGCGAACCCGGTGCACCGCTCGAAGCTGCGCTCGAGGCGGCCCGTCGCGGGGCGCGCGACGCCTAG
- the purE gene encoding 5-(carboxyamino)imidazole ribonucleotide mutase — protein MKVAVLVGSASDLEFAEKVRTRLIEFGIACDVHVASAHRNPDKVDRLTADARTDVFIAMAGLSAALPGAVAARTLKPVIGVPLHRGLGLDSLLSVVQMPPGVPVAAVGLDATENAALLATEILALKYPALEEKLQKYRAKWREEPPALPGDRA, from the coding sequence GTGAAGGTCGCAGTGCTCGTAGGGAGCGCGTCCGATCTCGAATTCGCGGAGAAGGTCCGCACGCGCCTGATCGAGTTCGGCATCGCCTGCGACGTGCACGTGGCCTCGGCCCACCGCAACCCGGACAAGGTCGATCGGTTGACGGCCGATGCCCGTACGGACGTGTTCATCGCGATGGCCGGACTCTCTGCCGCGCTCCCGGGCGCGGTGGCCGCGCGCACGCTCAAGCCGGTCATCGGCGTGCCCCTGCATCGAGGGCTCGGCCTCGACAGCTTGCTCTCGGTTGTCCAGATGCCTCCCGGGGTGCCCGTCGCCGCGGTCGGGCTCGATGCCACCGAGAACGCCGCCCTCCTCGCCACCGAGATCCTGGCCCTGAAGTATCCGGCTCTCGAGGAGAAGCTCCAGAAGTACCGGGCGAAGTGGCGGGAAGAGCCGCCGGCGCTCCCGGGAGACCGGGCGTGA
- the guaA gene encoding glutamine-hydrolyzing GMP synthase yields the protein MTDPARFIEEALHRLRSEIPGRAIVAASGGIDSTAAAILTQRAVGDRARAIFVDTGLLREGEAARVRALFEASGLRYEVLDAAARFFEALDGIVDPEEKRRRIGATFIRLFEIEAERFGTDRLVQGTIAPDWIESGGSLRDTIKTHHNVGGVPPDSRLRLIEPLRDLYKDEVRALARALGIAEPDRQPFPGPGLAVRVNGLVTPERVRRARVANRIVEEEVERAFRAGTMPRPWQYFAVLLPTRTVGVMGDNRVHGEAVSVRIVESSDAMTATAATPPPTVLKTIAERITRELSGEVVRVLYDVTDKPPATIEWE from the coding sequence GTGACCGATCCCGCGCGATTCATCGAGGAAGCGCTCCATCGGCTACGCTCGGAGATCCCCGGCCGCGCCATCGTCGCGGCGTCCGGAGGCATCGATAGCACCGCCGCGGCCATCCTCACCCAACGCGCGGTGGGCGATCGGGCGCGGGCGATCTTCGTCGACACGGGTCTCTTGCGGGAGGGCGAGGCAGCGCGAGTCCGCGCGCTCTTCGAGGCGAGCGGATTGCGCTACGAGGTCCTGGATGCCGCGGCCCGCTTCTTCGAGGCACTCGACGGCATCGTCGATCCCGAGGAGAAGCGACGTCGGATCGGCGCGACGTTCATCCGACTGTTCGAGATCGAGGCCGAGCGGTTCGGTACCGACCGGTTGGTCCAAGGGACCATCGCGCCGGATTGGATCGAGAGCGGCGGTTCGCTTCGGGACACCATCAAGACGCACCACAACGTCGGTGGGGTTCCCCCGGACAGCCGGCTCCGACTGATCGAGCCCCTGCGCGATCTGTACAAGGACGAGGTCCGCGCGCTCGCCCGGGCGCTTGGGATCGCCGAGCCGGATCGCCAGCCGTTCCCGGGCCCGGGACTGGCCGTGCGGGTCAACGGCCTCGTGACGCCCGAACGGGTACGGCGCGCCCGCGTCGCGAATCGCATCGTCGAGGAAGAGGTCGAACGCGCCTTCCGGGCGGGCACAATGCCGCGCCCCTGGCAGTACTTCGCGGTCCTACTGCCGACGCGCACCGTCGGCGTGATGGGGGACAACCGGGTCCACGGGGAGGCCGTCAGCGTGCGCATCGTCGAGTCGAGCGACGCGATGACCGCGACCGCGGCGACTCCCCCTCCCACCGTTCTGAAGACGATCGCCGAACGGATCACGCGCGAGCTCTCCGGAGAGGTCGTACGCGTGCTCTACGATGTCACCGACAAGCCCCCGGCGACGATCGAGTGGGAGTGA
- a CDS encoding CoB--CoM heterodisulfide reductase iron-sulfur subunit B family protein: protein MKIAYYPGCVAQESGRELDMATRWVCRELGIELVEFPTFSCCGSGFVDEANLTLNVALNARNLAIAERAGLDLLTVCSTCQGMLTLANVKMTEPAMRARIDPVLAKLQIAYGGKVRVKHLLEVLVNDIGVEAIRAKVRRPLTGMNVGAFYGCHLLRPTLELGSESAEEPHAFEDLLAAIGATPVMYRGRVMCCGFPILFVKPETANRISARQIVDARDHGAHAMATPCPLCHISLDSFQNKASAAVGQKLNMPVFHLPQLVGLALGASPEELGLPRHLVPVEPALARIGTAP, encoded by the coding sequence ATGAAGATCGCGTACTATCCCGGCTGCGTCGCCCAGGAGTCCGGCCGCGAGCTCGACATGGCCACCCGATGGGTCTGCCGGGAGCTCGGCATCGAGCTGGTCGAGTTCCCGACGTTCTCCTGCTGCGGCTCCGGGTTCGTCGACGAGGCGAACCTGACCCTCAACGTAGCGCTCAACGCCCGCAACCTCGCCATCGCCGAGCGGGCGGGGCTCGACCTTCTCACCGTCTGCTCGACCTGCCAGGGGATGCTCACGCTCGCCAACGTCAAGATGACCGAGCCGGCGATGCGAGCCCGGATCGATCCCGTCCTCGCGAAGCTCCAGATCGCCTATGGAGGCAAGGTCCGGGTCAAGCACCTGCTCGAGGTCCTGGTGAACGACATCGGCGTCGAGGCGATCCGGGCGAAGGTCCGTCGTCCTCTCACCGGGATGAACGTCGGCGCATTCTACGGGTGCCACTTGCTTCGGCCCACCCTGGAGCTCGGATCGGAGAGCGCGGAGGAGCCCCACGCCTTCGAGGACCTGCTGGCCGCGATCGGCGCGACCCCGGTCATGTACCGCGGTCGGGTGATGTGCTGCGGATTCCCGATACTGTTCGTCAAACCCGAGACCGCGAACCGGATCTCGGCGCGCCAGATCGTCGACGCGCGCGATCACGGAGCGCACGCCATGGCGACGCCATGTCCGCTGTGCCACATCTCGCTCGATTCTTTCCAGAACAAAGCATCGGCCGCCGTGGGCCAGAAGCTGAACATGCCGGTCTTCCACCTCCCCCAGCTCGTGGGCCTCGCGCTGGGAGCTTCGCCGGAGGAGCTCGGCCTTCCGCGCCACCTCGTACCGGTCGAGCCGGCCTTGGCCCGGATCGGGACGGCCCCGTAA
- a CDS encoding succinate dehydrogenase/fumarate reductase iron-sulfur subunit, which translates to MPEKMVSAQIDVFRHDSAAGGAPRYQRFTLELPPHTPVLTALLRIRAEQDPSLTLRYSCRSAICGSCAMQINSKSRLACQTPIGPEIAEHGRIVIEPMRNQGGVRDLVVDQTSFWEAYDRMRPHLITDPLRPMPEGRETSMTPAQVEQFRETPRCIACAACYSACPAVEADASFPGPMALAKLYRFVVDPRDQARQDRLLRIQTEGLWLCLRCHLCTEACPKDVRPSERIRDLKEMAIAAQGGTERGSRHAIGFKQNIRERGQLNEMKLVLQTDGILGAVGQAGQGFKIWRKKPEISKKPRRIEGIEEVERIYEELDPKPKGDR; encoded by the coding sequence ATGCCGGAGAAGATGGTATCGGCCCAGATCGACGTCTTCCGGCACGATTCCGCGGCGGGCGGTGCGCCGCGGTACCAACGGTTCACGCTCGAGCTTCCCCCGCACACCCCGGTGCTGACCGCGCTCTTGCGGATCCGGGCCGAACAGGACCCGTCCCTGACCCTCCGATACTCATGCCGAAGCGCGATCTGTGGCTCGTGTGCGATGCAGATCAACTCGAAGAGCCGGCTCGCATGTCAGACCCCCATCGGACCCGAGATCGCCGAGCACGGACGGATCGTGATCGAGCCGATGCGCAATCAGGGCGGCGTCCGCGATCTCGTCGTCGACCAAACGTCCTTCTGGGAGGCCTACGATCGGATGCGGCCCCACCTCATCACGGATCCGCTGCGCCCGATGCCCGAGGGGAGGGAGACCTCCATGACCCCGGCGCAGGTCGAGCAGTTCCGCGAGACCCCGCGATGCATCGCGTGCGCCGCCTGCTACTCCGCATGCCCCGCGGTCGAGGCCGATGCGTCCTTCCCGGGGCCGATGGCGCTCGCCAAGCTGTACCGGTTCGTCGTCGACCCGCGGGACCAGGCCCGCCAGGACCGCCTCTTGCGGATCCAGACCGAGGGCCTGTGGCTCTGCCTGCGCTGCCACCTCTGCACCGAGGCCTGCCCCAAGGACGTGCGCCCCTCCGAGCGTATCCGTGACCTGAAGGAGATGGCGATCGCTGCCCAGGGAGGTACCGAACGAGGCTCGCGACACGCGATCGGGTTCAAGCAGAACATCCGGGAACGCGGCCAGCTCAACGAGATGAAACTCGTCCTCCAGACCGACGGGATCCTGGGAGCGGTCGGACAGGCCGGCCAGGGGTTCAAGATCTGGCGGAAGAAGCCGGAGATCTCCAAGAAGCCCCGTCGTATCGAAGGGATCGAGGAGGTCGAGCGGATCTACGAGGAGCTCGATCCGAAGCCGAAGGGGGACCGATGA